A window of the Vibrio fluvialis genome harbors these coding sequences:
- the menH gene encoding 2-succinyl-6-hydroxy-2,4-cyclohexadiene-1-carboxylate synthase, with amino-acid sequence MICSRASFSHFSLRKQRADVPVLVFLHGLLGNGDDWQSVLNALPDWDWITLDLPGHGDSQEQTCHDFADCCQQITAAVLSHVPPQTPVWLVGYSLGGRLAMTGAASGAFAALNVQGFIIEGGNFGLQSTVEREARWHNDSHWAARFRSEPIEQVLSDWYQQAVFSSLNHEQRQTLITKRSANLGHAVANMLLSTSLATQPYLLPTLKQLQTPVWYVCGAKDEKFRQLAEHSGLNYRQVEDAGHNVHHEQPAAFARIIQDLIHTLSLGAGDNNNGNHHG; translated from the coding sequence ATGATTTGTAGCCGCGCGTCATTTTCTCACTTTTCATTACGTAAACAGCGTGCAGATGTGCCAGTGTTGGTGTTTCTGCACGGCTTACTCGGCAACGGCGACGACTGGCAGTCAGTGTTGAATGCATTGCCTGATTGGGATTGGATTACGCTTGATCTGCCCGGACACGGCGATAGCCAAGAACAAACCTGTCACGATTTTGCCGACTGCTGCCAGCAAATCACCGCTGCCGTTCTTTCTCATGTTCCACCGCAAACTCCAGTCTGGCTGGTGGGCTATTCGCTGGGTGGCCGTCTCGCCATGACTGGCGCAGCGAGCGGTGCATTTGCTGCGCTCAACGTGCAGGGATTCATCATCGAAGGTGGAAACTTTGGCCTACAATCGACAGTCGAACGAGAAGCACGCTGGCACAACGACAGCCACTGGGCAGCCCGTTTTCGCTCAGAGCCGATTGAACAGGTATTGAGCGATTGGTATCAGCAAGCGGTATTTAGTTCACTAAACCATGAGCAAAGACAAACCTTAATCACAAAGCGAAGTGCTAATCTTGGGCACGCCGTGGCAAATATGCTGTTATCCACTTCTCTGGCCACACAGCCGTATTTGTTGCCAACCCTGAAGCAATTGCAGACCCCTGTCTGGTATGTGTGCGGTGCGAAGGATGAAAAATTTCGTCAGCTTGCTGAGCACAGCGGGCTGAACTATCGTCAGGTCGAAGATGCCGGGCACAATGTTCACCATGAACAGCCCGCCGCCTTCGCCCGGATTATTCAAGATTTAATACACACGCTCAGTTTGGGGGCGGGTGACAACAACAATGGGAATCACCATGGCTAA
- a CDS encoding Tim44 domain-containing protein yields the protein MKRLFSLVALVMVSVAFTPMADAAKKFGGGKSFGKSYKTAPAPTQQNQNTNTLKQQDTSKTAQSSTKKGLMGGLLGGLLAGGLLAAFFGGAFEGIQFMDILIIGLIAFVIFKLMRGLLGAKQGSMNQHQQQQPAFGGMNRNAFEQPNVHNFEQPQNSGGFGSQMQSDIPHNYPAGFDRVAFVNGAREHYRILQGAWNHNQLETIEEYVSPSLFEDLQAERAKIDTDPQTDVMYVDAEIVRADYDASKAQLSLQFSGRYRDAGEGIEENIEDIWHLERDLTTPNAPWLIVGIQG from the coding sequence ATGAAACGTCTGTTTTCTCTTGTTGCTCTGGTCATGGTTTCTGTTGCGTTTACCCCGATGGCGGACGCTGCCAAAAAATTTGGTGGTGGTAAGTCGTTTGGTAAAAGCTACAAAACAGCGCCAGCACCAACACAGCAAAACCAAAACACCAATACACTGAAACAACAAGACACTTCGAAAACAGCGCAAAGCTCGACCAAAAAAGGATTGATGGGCGGCCTGCTTGGCGGTCTGCTGGCGGGTGGCCTGTTGGCAGCCTTCTTCGGCGGTGCCTTTGAAGGCATCCAGTTCATGGATATTCTGATCATCGGTTTGATTGCGTTTGTGATCTTCAAACTGATGCGCGGCCTGCTTGGCGCCAAGCAGGGCAGCATGAATCAGCATCAACAGCAGCAGCCTGCGTTTGGCGGTATGAACCGCAACGCGTTTGAGCAGCCGAACGTGCATAACTTCGAACAGCCACAAAACAGCGGCGGTTTCGGCAGTCAGATGCAGAGCGACATTCCGCACAACTACCCAGCCGGTTTCGACCGCGTGGCGTTTGTCAACGGTGCGCGTGAGCACTACCGTATTCTGCAAGGTGCGTGGAACCACAACCAACTGGAGACCATTGAAGAGTATGTGTCACCAAGTTTGTTTGAAGATCTGCAAGCCGAGCGCGCGAAGATCGACACCGATCCGCAAACAGACGTGATGTACGTCGATGCAGAGATTGTGCGTGCCGACTACGACGCAAGCAAAGCTCAGCTGAGCCTGCAATTCAGCGGTCGTTACCGTGATGCAGGCGAAGGTATCGAAGAGAACATCGAAGATATCTGGCATCTGGAACGCGACCTGACCACACCAAATGCACCGTGGTTGATCGTCGGTATCCAAGGCTAA
- the menC gene encoding o-succinylbenzoate synthase has protein sequence MRSAKLYRYRLPMDSGVILRDEKMTEREGFIVELQENGNIGRGEVAPLKGFSLESLDEAGALAKEQLELWVQGQALGYDALFPSVAFGVSMAELELAGELPEQGQYQAAPLCTGDPDELIPQLNAMPGQKVAKVKVGLYEPIRDGMLVNLFLESMPDLYLRLDANRAWSKEKAAKFAQYIAPSLRGRIAFLEEPCQSPSDSLAFAIDTGIAIAWDETLQHAVRSQEFRLEDLIGVKTIVIKPTLIGSVSRCLKLIEKAKALGLQAIISSSIESSLGLTQLARFSHWQLPNEIPGLDTIGLFKAQLETPWPQCELPLQTLSEHSLLWQSESA, from the coding sequence ATGCGCAGTGCAAAACTGTATCGCTACCGCTTGCCAATGGATAGCGGCGTCATTCTTCGTGATGAGAAGATGACGGAACGTGAAGGCTTTATCGTTGAACTTCAGGAAAATGGCAATATTGGGCGTGGTGAAGTCGCGCCGCTAAAAGGTTTTAGTCTCGAATCGCTCGATGAAGCGGGGGCGCTGGCGAAAGAGCAGCTTGAGCTGTGGGTTCAAGGTCAGGCATTGGGCTACGATGCGCTGTTCCCATCGGTGGCTTTTGGCGTATCGATGGCGGAATTGGAGCTGGCGGGTGAATTGCCGGAGCAGGGCCAGTATCAGGCTGCTCCGCTGTGTACCGGCGACCCGGATGAACTGATCCCGCAACTTAACGCGATGCCGGGACAGAAAGTGGCGAAAGTCAAAGTCGGCCTGTATGAGCCGATTCGTGACGGCATGCTGGTCAATCTGTTCTTAGAATCGATGCCGGATCTTTACCTGCGTCTCGATGCCAATCGCGCCTGGAGCAAAGAGAAAGCCGCTAAGTTCGCGCAATATATCGCGCCGTCACTGCGCGGCCGAATCGCGTTTCTGGAAGAGCCGTGTCAGTCACCGAGTGACAGTCTGGCGTTTGCGATTGATACCGGCATTGCCATTGCGTGGGATGAAACCCTGCAACATGCGGTGCGCAGCCAAGAGTTCCGTTTGGAAGATTTGATTGGGGTGAAAACCATCGTCATCAAGCCGACCCTGATAGGCTCAGTGTCGCGCTGTCTGAAATTGATTGAGAAAGCCAAAGCGCTTGGCCTGCAAGCGATCATCAGCTCTAGTATTGAATCGAGCCTCGGTCTGACTCAACTGGCGCGTTTCTCACACTGGCAACTGCCGAATGAGATTCCGGGTCTGGATACCATCGGTTTGTTTAAAGCGCAGCTGGAAACGCCGTGGCCGCAGTGTGAATTGCCGCTGCAAACCTTGAGCGAACACAGCCTGCTGTGGCAATCGGAGTCAGCATGA
- a CDS encoding TetR/AcrR family transcriptional regulator, which translates to MARRNDHTREELVSLTLKTVKEFLGSHSYHELSLRKIATMIGYVPSTLVNVFGNYNLLLLHVVAQTLDELSSEAKAVVSQCKDPEQALYQLAYCYHDFAQKNPYRWQLIFEHNMNGEVLPEWQAERIDTMTSMLEGLLKVIAPQRSDSEILRTSRVLWSGVHGITLLSVDDKFFAAEPIDGKALIEDLLSNYLANW; encoded by the coding sequence ATGGCAAGACGAAACGACCATACCCGCGAAGAATTGGTCTCTTTAACGCTGAAAACCGTGAAGGAATTCCTGGGTAGCCATTCCTACCACGAACTGAGTCTGCGTAAGATCGCAACCATGATTGGTTATGTTCCTAGCACTCTGGTCAACGTATTCGGCAATTACAATTTGTTACTACTTCATGTGGTCGCACAAACGCTCGACGAGCTTTCCAGCGAAGCCAAAGCGGTCGTCAGCCAGTGTAAAGATCCGGAGCAAGCGTTGTATCAGCTTGCCTACTGCTACCACGATTTCGCTCAGAAGAACCCATACCGTTGGCAACTGATTTTCGAACACAACATGAACGGTGAAGTGCTGCCGGAATGGCAGGCCGAGCGTATCGACACGATGACCAGCATGCTGGAAGGATTGTTGAAAGTGATTGCGCCGCAACGTTCCGACAGTGAAATCCTGCGTACCAGCCGCGTGTTGTGGTCAGGCGTACACGGCATTACTCTGCTGAGTGTGGACGACAAGTTCTTTGCCGCCGAACCGATTGATGGCAAAGCGCTGATTGAGGACCTACTCTCTAACTATCTGGCCAACTGGTAA
- a CDS encoding MFS transporter: MPQSQTSLLTQRRFLPYFITQFFGAFNDNIFKNVLLLLVAFAGSGALPVSSDLFINLAAGLFILPFFLFSASAGVLADKYEKSWFIRRVKLLEIAIMCIGAIGFITESYSVLLLILFLMGTQSAFFGPVKYALLPQQLKSNELVPGNALVETGTFLAILLGTLGAGVIASADNARHIAAAAVIIFALCGYWASRSIPEAPASAPNLIFRWRPVSQTRHTLAIARSDRIIFQSMMAISWFWFLGAAYLTQFPNFTKVFLNGTESSVSFLLALFSIGIAIGSLACDKLSNHRIDVGIVPIGSFGISLFGYLMATSIPDNLPIFSQFSEFVAYQPLWPLFAYLLLLGASGGVFIVPLYALMQQRAKVTERAQVIAALNIYNSLFMVCSAILGIICLTLLELTIPQLFALLSVMNLLLAAYLFLQVPIFVVRFVVWALTHTLYRVRHKNLNKLPEHGGALIVCNHVSYMDALLLSGACPRLIRFVMEEDYANLPVLRRFLKRAGVIPISASNRTSIRRAFAEVEQALQEGHLVCIFPEGRLTADGEMNEFMRGIDIILRRSPVPVIPMAIKGLWGSFFSRYNGRACKGLPRRFWSQIEIEAGEAVAAREANTELMFEKVAALRGDWK; encoded by the coding sequence ATGCCGCAGTCTCAGACGTCGTTGTTAACTCAGCGCCGTTTTCTTCCCTATTTCATCACGCAGTTCTTCGGCGCCTTTAACGACAATATCTTCAAAAATGTATTGCTGCTGCTGGTCGCCTTTGCTGGCAGCGGCGCGCTGCCGGTATCAAGCGATCTGTTCATTAACCTGGCGGCGGGCCTGTTCATTCTTCCGTTTTTCCTGTTTTCCGCTTCCGCTGGTGTTCTGGCCGACAAATACGAAAAGTCGTGGTTTATTCGCCGCGTCAAGCTGCTCGAAATCGCCATTATGTGTATTGGCGCCATCGGTTTTATTACCGAAAGTTACAGCGTGTTACTGCTGATCCTGTTTTTGATGGGTACCCAATCGGCATTTTTCGGCCCGGTGAAATACGCCCTGCTGCCACAGCAACTCAAATCCAATGAATTGGTTCCCGGCAACGCGCTGGTGGAAACCGGTACGTTTCTGGCAATTTTGCTTGGCACGTTAGGCGCGGGCGTGATTGCCTCTGCTGACAACGCCCGCCACATCGCTGCTGCCGCAGTGATTATTTTTGCCCTGTGCGGTTACTGGGCAAGCCGTTCGATTCCTGAAGCACCAGCCAGCGCACCGAATCTGATCTTTCGCTGGCGTCCGGTCAGCCAAACTCGTCACACGCTGGCGATTGCGCGCAGCGACCGCATCATTTTTCAATCGATGATGGCGATCAGTTGGTTCTGGTTCCTTGGCGCGGCGTACCTGACACAGTTTCCCAACTTCACCAAAGTCTTTCTTAACGGCACCGAAAGTTCGGTCTCGTTCCTGCTGGCGCTGTTTTCCATCGGGATTGCGATCGGTTCGCTTGCGTGTGACAAGCTCTCCAATCACCGCATCGATGTCGGAATTGTGCCAATCGGCAGTTTTGGTATCAGCCTGTTTGGTTACCTGATGGCAACCAGCATTCCTGACAATTTGCCGATTTTCAGTCAGTTCTCAGAGTTTGTGGCTTACCAGCCGTTGTGGCCGTTGTTTGCTTATCTGCTGCTACTCGGCGCTTCAGGCGGTGTGTTCATCGTGCCGTTGTATGCGTTGATGCAGCAACGCGCAAAAGTTACCGAACGCGCGCAGGTGATTGCCGCGCTGAACATCTACAATTCGCTGTTTATGGTGTGCAGCGCGATTTTGGGCATCATCTGCCTGACGCTGCTCGAGCTCACCATTCCTCAGTTGTTTGCGTTGCTCTCGGTCATGAACCTGTTGTTGGCGGCATATCTGTTCTTGCAGGTACCTATTTTTGTGGTGCGTTTTGTGGTGTGGGCCCTGACTCATACGCTCTATCGCGTACGACATAAAAACCTCAACAAGCTGCCAGAACATGGCGGTGCGCTGATAGTGTGCAACCACGTCAGTTATATGGACGCCCTGCTGCTGAGCGGTGCTTGCCCGCGCTTGATTCGCTTTGTGATGGAAGAAGATTACGCCAACCTGCCAGTCTTGCGCCGTTTCCTGAAACGCGCCGGAGTGATCCCCATTTCCGCCAGCAACCGTACTTCGATTCGCCGTGCGTTTGCGGAGGTTGAGCAAGCGCTGCAGGAAGGTCATTTGGTGTGCATTTTCCCGGAAGGCCGCCTGACCGCCGACGGTGAAATGAATGAATTTATGCGCGGGATCGATATCATTCTGCGCCGCAGTCCGGTGCCGGTGATCCCGATGGCGATTAAAGGCTTGTGGGGCAGTTTCTTCAGCCGCTACAACGGCCGAGCCTGTAAAGGCTTGCCACGCCGCTTCTGGTCTCAGATTGAGATAGAAGCCGGTGAAGCGGTCGCCGCTCGCGAAGCCAACACCGAACTAATGTTTGAGAAAGTCGCAGCGCTGCGCGGTGACTGGAAGTAG
- the menE gene encoding o-succinylbenzoate--CoA ligase, with the protein MTPWQHWQQRHPERVALCLEEGTLTWRELNHHVQQYANAIVESGLKHSDVLTLVGKNHPQTLFWLLGAMQLGVVCALTMPQPAAQLRSKLSALYRDEQRANVWLAPSAGLTLDELGEVNALSLPSSPSTHAESAYHRDNLATLIFTSGSTGIPKAVAHTHAQHLASAQGLLTEFKFQSDDTWLLALPLYHVSGLAIIYRWLAAGACLKIGGGQLAQDIEGVTHASLVPTQLKRLLDSGQRLTLTHVLLGGSHIPLTLAQQAAALGIETWLGYGMTEAASTVTAKQVDGQAGAGHVLAHRAVRVEDQRIYIGGDTLASGYYRQGLLHPFIDAQGWFDSKDLGYFDQDQLVIIGRADNLFISGGENIHCEEIESVLNRHPHVQLAMVVPVEDDEFGARPVAVVQSSAPFSDELGNEWCEGQLEKFKWPVAYFDMPDALTESGIKVSRQALKQWLANHQTRFRVMS; encoded by the coding sequence ATGACCCCGTGGCAACACTGGCAGCAGCGCCACCCAGAGCGGGTGGCGCTTTGTCTTGAAGAGGGCACGCTCACTTGGCGTGAACTCAACCACCATGTGCAGCAATACGCCAATGCGATTGTCGAGAGTGGTCTTAAGCACTCCGATGTGCTGACGCTGGTGGGAAAAAATCATCCGCAAACCCTGTTTTGGCTGCTGGGTGCAATGCAGCTTGGCGTGGTGTGCGCGCTGACCATGCCACAACCGGCGGCGCAGCTGCGCAGTAAATTGTCGGCGCTGTATCGTGATGAGCAACGTGCCAATGTTTGGCTCGCGCCAAGCGCGGGGCTGACGTTGGATGAGTTGGGTGAGGTGAATGCGTTGTCACTGCCTTCCAGCCCGTCAACCCATGCCGAGAGTGCCTACCACAGGGATAATCTCGCGACGCTGATTTTTACCTCCGGTTCCACCGGCATACCCAAAGCGGTCGCGCATACTCATGCGCAGCATTTAGCTTCCGCACAGGGGCTACTGACCGAATTTAAATTTCAATCCGATGACACCTGGCTGCTCGCCTTGCCGCTCTATCATGTCTCGGGGCTGGCGATTATTTATCGCTGGCTGGCTGCGGGGGCGTGCCTCAAAATTGGTGGTGGCCAATTGGCGCAGGATATTGAAGGTGTCACGCACGCGTCGCTGGTGCCCACTCAACTGAAACGATTACTCGATAGCGGGCAGAGGCTGACGCTGACACACGTGTTGCTCGGTGGTAGCCATATCCCCCTGACGCTCGCGCAGCAAGCCGCCGCACTCGGCATTGAAACCTGGCTCGGCTATGGCATGACCGAGGCGGCATCAACGGTGACCGCCAAACAGGTCGATGGTCAAGCGGGCGCCGGGCACGTTCTCGCGCATCGCGCGGTACGTGTTGAAGACCAGCGCATTTACATTGGCGGCGATACCCTTGCCAGCGGTTACTATCGTCAGGGTCTCTTACATCCGTTTATTGACGCTCAAGGCTGGTTTGACAGTAAAGATCTCGGTTACTTTGACCAGGACCAATTGGTGATCATTGGCCGTGCCGATAACCTGTTTATCTCCGGTGGCGAGAACATTCACTGTGAAGAGATTGAGAGTGTGCTCAATCGTCATCCGCATGTTCAGCTGGCGATGGTCGTGCCGGTCGAAGATGATGAGTTTGGCGCTCGTCCGGTGGCAGTGGTGCAAAGCAGCGCGCCGTTTAGCGATGAGCTAGGCAATGAATGGTGCGAAGGGCAACTGGAGAAGTTTAAGTGGCCGGTGGCGTATTTTGATATGCCCGATGCGCTGACGGAAAGCGGTATTAAAGTGTCGCGCCAGGCTCTCAAACAGTGGCTGGCGAACCATCAAACACGCTTTCGGGTTATGAGTTAG
- a CDS encoding DUF1244 domain-containing protein → MAEFKYKNLTQEEQDKIDAAVFRRLLAHLDDNKDVQNIDLMILAGFCRNCFCKWYESEAKEMGLELNIDDARERVYGMTYDEWKTNHQPKATPEQLAAFEARQKK, encoded by the coding sequence GTGGCCGAATTCAAATACAAAAATCTGACTCAGGAAGAACAGGACAAAATCGATGCGGCGGTATTTCGTCGTCTGCTGGCGCATCTGGATGACAACAAAGATGTGCAGAACATCGACCTGATGATACTGGCGGGCTTCTGCCGTAACTGTTTCTGCAAATGGTATGAGTCGGAAGCGAAAGAGATGGGGCTGGAGCTGAACATCGACGATGCACGCGAGCGTGTGTACGGCATGACGTACGATGAGTGGAAAACCAACCATCAGCCGAAAGCGACACCCGAGCAACTGGCTGCGTTTGAAGCGCGTCAGAAGAAGTAA
- a CDS encoding YeiH family protein, whose amino-acid sequence MNFQAKHIPFALALGACLTPFISSPTALVLGFFLATLGWVPTQLPIGKITKKLLAYSIVGLGFGIPLQEALAVTGQGIGLILATITGTLIFGTLIAKAMGLNRTAGHLIASGTAICGGSAIAAVAPAINADDDQTALALGTVFVLNSVALFLFPLIGHALNLDQHTFGTWAAIAIHDTSSVVGAASAYGEEALKTATTLKLARALWIVPVALVSAWMFRSHSKKITIPYFIVFYCAAIGFSDALPQFDTLYQLIFSVAKQALVVCLFLIGCSISVARLKASGPKPLLFGVVLWVLISTTSLSWLLTR is encoded by the coding sequence ATGAATTTTCAAGCCAAACACATTCCGTTTGCTCTGGCTCTCGGTGCTTGCCTGACGCCTTTTATTTCTTCACCGACCGCACTGGTACTGGGCTTTTTCCTCGCCACATTAGGTTGGGTGCCAACGCAGTTACCGATTGGCAAAATCACCAAGAAGTTGTTGGCGTATTCCATTGTCGGTTTAGGTTTTGGCATTCCGCTACAGGAAGCGCTGGCAGTAACGGGCCAGGGTATCGGCTTGATTCTGGCAACCATCACCGGCACTTTGATTTTCGGCACGTTGATCGCTAAAGCGATGGGTCTCAACCGCACCGCCGGGCACCTGATTGCATCCGGCACTGCAATTTGCGGCGGTAGCGCCATCGCTGCGGTTGCTCCGGCCATCAATGCCGATGACGATCAGACCGCGTTGGCTCTTGGTACGGTGTTTGTGCTCAATTCGGTGGCGCTGTTTCTGTTTCCGCTGATCGGCCATGCGCTCAATCTGGATCAACATACCTTCGGTACCTGGGCAGCGATTGCGATCCACGATACCTCATCGGTGGTGGGTGCGGCTTCGGCTTACGGTGAGGAAGCGCTGAAAACCGCAACCACGCTCAAACTGGCGCGTGCATTATGGATAGTGCCGGTGGCGCTGGTCAGTGCATGGATGTTTCGCAGCCACTCCAAGAAAATCACGATTCCCTACTTCATTGTGTTTTATTGTGCCGCAATTGGTTTTAGCGATGCGCTGCCACAGTTTGATACGCTGTATCAGTTGATCTTCAGCGTCGCCAAGCAGGCATTGGTGGTGTGTCTGTTTCTGATTGGTTGCAGCATTTCGGTGGCGCGTCTGAAAGCGTCCGGTCCAAAGCCGCTGCTGTTTGGGGTGGTATTGTGGGTACTTATATCGACGACGTCTCTGAGTTGGTTGCTGACCCGCTAG
- the menD gene encoding 2-succinyl-5-enolpyruvyl-6-hydroxy-3-cyclohexene-1-carboxylic-acid synthase translates to MSQDQAVLNRIWCQTLLEEMTRFGVSEVCIAPGSRSTPLTLEAAANHNLTLHTHYDERGLGFMALGMAKASGKPVAVIVTSGTAVANLLPAIAESRLTGEKLIVLTADRPVELVGCGANQAINQIGIYSSHVTQAVNLPSPNVRLPLNWLLTTVDEALSQQAQHGGTVQFNCPFPEPLYSANDASLYQDYLVSVSHWQQSNQPYSERRFSDAHAFPEDAQMLSRKGLVIVGSVRLAEAKAAQQFAEKLGWPLLCDPQSGISSEWAHFDLWLQNSAAKALLDECEQVVQFGSRIVSKRLNHWLEQHVRRSNAHYCYVSPAPDRNNQSHLPQQHWVCDIPDWIETKLSKWSALSATHAGWADELKRYADSTAELAKLHLSNEPMTEIALALDLTERARHAALFVGNSLIVRLVDMFSAVDGREVFSNRGASGIDGLVATAAGVQRAINQPMLMLMGDTSLLYDMSSLALVRSTPKPLVIVVANNDGGAIFDLLPVPAQQREALYQMPHGMQFEHAAAQFGLGYARPETLAAYQSLVDDHLAQGNGTLLLEITTPPQQAAQQIKQLMPQIHDL, encoded by the coding sequence ATGAGTCAGGATCAAGCGGTATTGAACCGCATCTGGTGTCAGACACTGCTGGAAGAGATGACCCGATTTGGCGTGAGCGAGGTGTGTATTGCACCGGGCTCGCGTTCAACGCCTTTAACGCTGGAAGCGGCAGCCAATCACAACCTGACGCTGCACACGCACTACGACGAACGCGGTCTGGGTTTTATGGCGCTCGGTATGGCGAAGGCGAGCGGCAAACCGGTGGCGGTGATCGTGACCTCGGGCACCGCGGTTGCCAACTTACTGCCGGCGATTGCTGAATCGCGCCTGACGGGCGAGAAACTCATCGTTCTGACTGCTGACCGCCCGGTTGAACTGGTCGGTTGCGGCGCCAATCAGGCGATCAATCAAATTGGCATTTACTCTTCGCACGTGACGCAGGCGGTGAATCTGCCCAGCCCGAATGTGCGTTTGCCACTGAACTGGCTGCTGACTACGGTCGATGAGGCGCTCAGTCAACAAGCGCAGCATGGTGGCACGGTGCAGTTTAACTGTCCGTTCCCTGAACCGCTTTATTCGGCCAACGACGCCAGCCTGTATCAGGATTATCTGGTCAGTGTAAGCCACTGGCAGCAATCGAATCAGCCGTACAGTGAACGCCGATTCAGCGATGCGCACGCTTTTCCGGAAGACGCGCAAATGCTCAGCCGTAAAGGCTTGGTGATCGTCGGGTCCGTGCGTCTGGCTGAAGCCAAAGCCGCGCAGCAGTTTGCAGAGAAGCTCGGCTGGCCGCTACTGTGTGACCCGCAATCGGGCATCAGCAGTGAGTGGGCACATTTTGATTTGTGGCTGCAAAACAGCGCCGCGAAAGCCTTATTGGATGAGTGTGAACAGGTAGTGCAGTTTGGTTCGCGCATTGTTTCAAAGCGCCTCAATCACTGGCTGGAACAACATGTGCGCCGCAGCAATGCGCATTACTGTTATGTTTCGCCAGCGCCGGATCGCAACAATCAGTCGCATCTGCCCCAGCAGCATTGGGTGTGCGATATTCCCGACTGGATTGAAACCAAACTGAGTAAGTGGAGCGCGCTCAGCGCCACTCATGCAGGCTGGGCGGATGAACTCAAACGCTACGCTGATAGCACCGCGGAACTCGCCAAACTGCATTTAAGCAATGAACCGATGACGGAAATCGCTCTGGCGCTCGATCTGACTGAGCGTGCGCGTCACGCCGCACTGTTTGTCGGTAACAGTTTGATTGTGCGTCTGGTCGATATGTTCAGCGCGGTCGACGGGCGGGAAGTGTTTTCCAACCGCGGCGCGTCCGGTATTGATGGCCTGGTGGCCACCGCGGCCGGCGTGCAACGTGCCATTAACCAGCCAATGCTGATGCTGATGGGCGATACTTCACTTCTGTATGACATGAGCTCACTCGCATTGGTGCGCAGCACGCCGAAGCCGCTGGTGATTGTGGTCGCTAATAACGATGGCGGCGCCATTTTTGATCTGCTGCCTGTTCCGGCGCAGCAACGTGAAGCGCTGTATCAGATGCCGCATGGCATGCAGTTCGAACACGCCGCAGCCCAGTTTGGGTTGGGTTACGCACGTCCGGAAACTTTGGCCGCCTATCAGAGCCTGGTGGATGACCATCTCGCGCAGGGCAATGGAACTTTGTTGCTGGAGATCACCACGCCGCCTCAGCAAGCCGCGCAGCAAATCAAACAACTGATGCCGCAGATTCATGATTTGTAG
- the menB gene encoding 1,4-dihydroxy-2-naphthoyl-CoA synthase: MAKTVGISEEELYAPVNWQDCGGSYEDIHYHKSEDGIAKITIARPQVRNAFRPQTVKEMIHALADARYDEGVGVIILTGLGEDAFCSGGDQKIRGDYGGYKDETGTHHLNVLDFQRQIRTCPKPVIASVAGWAVGGGHVLHMMCDLTIAAENAQFGQTGPKVGSFDGGWGASYMARIVGQKKAREIWFLCRFYDAKEALDMGLVNTVVPLEELEKETVRWCREVLQHSPMALRCLKAALNADCDGQAGLQELAGNATMLFYMTDEGQEGRNAFNEKRRPDFNKFPRNP, encoded by the coding sequence ATGGCTAAAACAGTAGGCATTTCAGAAGAAGAACTTTACGCTCCGGTCAACTGGCAAGACTGCGGCGGCAGTTACGAAGATATTCACTATCACAAATCGGAAGATGGTATTGCGAAAATCACCATTGCGCGCCCGCAGGTTCGCAACGCTTTTCGTCCGCAGACCGTCAAAGAGATGATCCATGCACTGGCAGATGCGCGCTACGACGAAGGCGTCGGCGTGATCATTCTGACCGGCCTCGGTGAAGATGCTTTCTGTTCTGGTGGTGACCAGAAAATTCGTGGCGATTACGGCGGTTACAAAGACGAAACCGGTACTCACCACCTTAACGTGCTCGACTTCCAACGCCAAATCCGTACGTGTCCGAAACCGGTCATCGCCTCGGTTGCTGGCTGGGCGGTCGGCGGCGGCCACGTCCTGCATATGATGTGTGACCTGACGATTGCCGCAGAAAATGCGCAGTTTGGTCAGACGGGGCCTAAAGTTGGTTCGTTTGATGGCGGCTGGGGCGCTTCTTACATGGCGCGTATCGTTGGCCAGAAAAAAGCGCGTGAAATCTGGTTCCTGTGCCGTTTCTACGACGCGAAAGAAGCGTTGGATATGGGCCTAGTGAACACGGTGGTGCCACTAGAAGAGCTGGAAAAAGAGACTGTACGCTGGTGCCGTGAAGTGCTGCAACACAGCCCAATGGCGCTGCGCTGCCTGAAAGCGGCCTTGAACGCAGACTGTGATGGTCAGGCTGGCCTGCAAGAACTGGCGGGTAATGCCACTATGCTGTTCTACATGACTGACGAAGGTCAGGAAGGGCGTAACGCGTTCAACGAGAAACGCAGACCGGACTTCAACAAGTTCCCTCGTAACCCATAA